One segment of Fibrobacter sp. UWR3 DNA contains the following:
- a CDS encoding O-antigen polymerase: MFHWMAVYPVTCALLLVVLFCLLQSWLLKKDFFSPVTVYCFSQCITLAIAYLQIDAFMSDFKPLTWMVWILGLVAFCSGCYVAKLSAKARSLPVRVVEATPPQGYNWRLHLVISFFLFALFLVGVVKIIAVAGNLIIFTENPGRWMSKDVSYGYFPLLFSSGPLCVLMFGVAAFKKFNDVVWVRRVSFVMVFVVIVVNLLAYPNRTALFFNLGFLMILINYLYKRISPLIILIAMAVAILSFVAISNLRNQYGTKGVEDKALEVLVVLPYKYVANNYWNMDYAINPPNDDEYHPHTYGLDFLSGFLEFFRIPGSFRNSFGWDDAFNESIQKEYGFNTVNYLWDVYKDFHLLGVLFFPFLCGIGLTVLHLKLCRPFTPRQVMFHVFFIYFVGWWFFTSGYKQSIYCMWGVAIYLVTTICSRPVELSQEGGEPAGQSPAGLADATFKNGDVRECAPECLPADAPLEGEVECERDGKEDVAR; the protein is encoded by the coding sequence ATGTTTCACTGGATGGCTGTTTATCCGGTAACGTGCGCGCTCCTTCTGGTAGTGCTCTTTTGCCTGTTGCAGTCGTGGCTCCTGAAGAAGGACTTCTTTAGTCCGGTGACGGTTTATTGTTTTTCGCAGTGCATAACGCTAGCGATTGCCTACCTGCAGATAGACGCGTTCATGTCGGATTTCAAGCCGCTCACCTGGATGGTGTGGATACTCGGGCTTGTCGCCTTCTGTTCGGGCTGCTATGTCGCGAAGCTTTCGGCGAAGGCGCGCTCTCTCCCGGTGCGCGTCGTGGAGGCGACTCCCCCGCAGGGCTACAACTGGCGGCTCCACCTGGTAATTTCGTTTTTCCTGTTTGCTTTGTTCCTTGTGGGCGTGGTAAAGATTATCGCGGTCGCGGGGAACCTCATCATATTCACCGAGAATCCGGGCCGCTGGATGAGCAAGGACGTGAGCTACGGGTACTTTCCGCTGCTGTTCAGTAGCGGGCCACTGTGCGTGCTCATGTTCGGGGTTGCCGCGTTCAAGAAGTTCAACGATGTGGTGTGGGTGAGGCGCGTCTCGTTCGTGATGGTGTTCGTGGTGATTGTCGTGAACCTGCTTGCCTACCCGAACCGCACGGCGCTCTTTTTCAACCTGGGATTCTTGATGATTCTCATCAACTATCTCTACAAGCGCATATCGCCGCTCATTATCCTTATCGCGATGGCGGTTGCTATCCTGAGCTTTGTCGCCATCAGTAACCTGCGTAACCAGTACGGTACCAAGGGGGTCGAGGACAAGGCGCTCGAGGTGCTGGTGGTGCTCCCGTACAAGTACGTGGCCAACAACTACTGGAACATGGACTACGCGATAAACCCGCCCAACGACGACGAGTACCACCCGCATACCTACGGGCTTGATTTTTTGAGCGGGTTCCTCGAGTTTTTCCGCATCCCGGGGAGTTTCAGGAATTCGTTCGGCTGGGACGACGCGTTCAACGAGAGCATCCAGAAGGAGTACGGGTTCAACACCGTGAACTACCTGTGGGATGTCTACAAGGATTTCCACCTGCTGGGAGTGCTGTTCTTCCCGTTCCTGTGCGGCATAGGCCTTACGGTTCTGCACCTGAAGCTGTGCAGGCCGTTTACGCCGAGGCAGGTGATGTTCCACGTGTTCTTTATCTACTTCGTGGGCTGGTGGTTCTTTACCTCGGGCTACAAGCAGAGCATCTACTGCATGTGGGGCGTGGCGATATACCTAGTGACTACGATATGCTCTAGGCCCGTGGAACTTTCGCAGGAAGGCGGCGAGCCTGCGGGCCAGTCGCCTGCAGGGCTTGCAGACGCGACTTTCAAAAACGGGGATGTGCGGGAATGCGCCCCGGAGTGCCTACCAGCGGATGCGCCGCTTGAGGGTGAAGTAGAATGCGAGCGCGACGGTAAGGAAGACGTCGCCCGCTAG
- a CDS encoding oligosaccharide flippase family protein translates to MNILIQGVSVLVQNIIANNLGIVNFGYFGILQSDYTIFCALADFGMATLILAYFGKRATEGRLFRNVLQLRLLTTAIAASAMVIFAIVARHDHPAFWGELILAFGLLFQHAFFDWYFICGNFWKKLLISKILHTVSYTAIMGIALCALRFDSIAPIALSMVLAALPAFGFGVRQAFTPAVLSIGRHARRFFALMFKSAVPYAIASIASFAYLPVGLYTASHAATPEFLGSYNFAHKLIILASGLMVHFISSSLISLHQTDSRTLHLRDIGIFTLFIAAVSTPFSVFPEWTLKIIFFAAPWTSDVLYTSSLCLRILTCSLILQAIRMNMISTLLKERRMALYCTLIALGGIFNIGVCYYGSGMFAPECIPALTLAGDVFLTVALAFYFTLKRRIRW, encoded by the coding sequence GTGAACATACTCATACAAGGCGTTTCCGTCCTTGTACAGAATATTATCGCAAATAACCTCGGAATTGTCAACTTCGGATATTTCGGAATCTTACAAAGCGATTACACCATATTCTGCGCGCTCGCCGATTTCGGCATGGCCACGCTCATTCTCGCCTATTTCGGGAAAAGGGCCACCGAGGGCAGGCTGTTCAGGAATGTGCTGCAGCTGAGGCTCCTCACCACGGCTATCGCCGCCAGCGCGATGGTCATCTTCGCGATTGTCGCACGCCACGACCACCCCGCCTTCTGGGGCGAACTCATTCTTGCCTTCGGGCTACTGTTCCAGCACGCGTTCTTCGACTGGTACTTCATCTGCGGAAACTTCTGGAAAAAGCTGCTCATCTCGAAAATACTCCACACCGTATCGTACACCGCCATCATGGGCATCGCACTCTGCGCGCTCCGCTTCGATTCCATCGCGCCCATCGCGCTTTCGATGGTGCTCGCGGCACTGCCCGCGTTCGGGTTCGGCGTGCGGCAGGCGTTCACCCCGGCGGTCCTTTCTATCGGCAGGCATGCGCGCAGGTTCTTCGCCCTCATGTTCAAATCCGCGGTCCCCTACGCCATCGCGAGCATCGCAAGCTTCGCCTACCTGCCGGTGGGGCTATACACCGCATCGCATGCCGCAACTCCCGAATTCCTCGGCTCGTACAACTTTGCGCATAAACTAATAATACTGGCGTCGGGGCTCATGGTGCACTTCATATCGTCGAGCCTCATATCGCTCCACCAGACCGACAGCCGCACGCTCCACCTGCGCGACATCGGGATATTCACCCTCTTTATAGCCGCGGTGAGCACGCCGTTCTCGGTGTTCCCCGAATGGACGCTCAAGATAATCTTCTTTGCAGCGCCCTGGACAAGCGACGTGCTATACACGAGTTCGCTTTGCCTCCGCATACTCACCTGCTCGCTCATACTGCAGGCCATCCGCATGAACATGATATCCACCCTGCTCAAGGAACGCCGCATGGCGCTCTACTGCACGCTCATAGCCCTCGGAGGCATTTTCAATATCGGCGTGTGCTACTACGGGTCGGGCATGTTCGCGCCCGAATGCATCCCCGCGCTCACCCTAGCGGGCGACGTCTTCCTTACCGTCGCGCTCGCATTCTACTTCACCCTCAAGCGGCGCATCCGCTGGTAG
- the tig gene encoding trigger factor: protein MSVEIKETSATVRTLEVAIPQADLEAPFEKKLSQYKKQVALKGFRQGMVPKAMILKQFGDAIRHEAVNETVDKVVGEALKNANIIPVGQLKVTKFEDNKEAGVALTLEVEIDPEIDIKGYDNTGITVPDTAVHEEEVQEEFDRLVKMWSKDEHVDRAAGKGDVVVGNYIEVVIDGEKQELPENKEFRSLLGESASPGFDEGLMGVKAGDKKEINFKYPDDHKDERYRGKTAQFNVEITDVREIVPPTFDEEFCKQVGVKDVDELKANLAESLANQKQDAAKTKAVNEAIDKLIEQNPFEVPNARVLDLIRWSLNRNVQDEKDAVEPTEEQVKTLSPEAIREIKKHRILDFVATKEKLKASQAKVDERLQQMANAYHIGFEDLKNHFRQSGRINQLRDELRVQMAADFIVGIRPAAEETK, encoded by the coding sequence ATGTCCGTTGAAATCAAAGAAACAAGCGCAACCGTGCGCACCCTCGAAGTCGCAATCCCGCAGGCCGACCTTGAAGCCCCCTTCGAAAAGAAGCTTTCCCAGTACAAGAAGCAGGTGGCCCTGAAGGGTTTCCGCCAGGGCATGGTCCCGAAGGCGATGATCCTGAAGCAGTTCGGTGACGCCATCCGTCACGAGGCCGTGAACGAGACCGTCGACAAGGTTGTGGGCGAGGCGCTCAAGAACGCGAACATTATCCCGGTCGGCCAGCTCAAGGTCACCAAGTTCGAAGACAACAAGGAAGCCGGCGTCGCACTGACCCTCGAAGTCGAAATTGACCCCGAAATCGACATCAAGGGCTACGACAACACGGGCATTACCGTTCCCGATACCGCCGTGCACGAAGAGGAAGTCCAGGAAGAATTTGACCGCCTGGTGAAGATGTGGAGCAAGGACGAGCACGTCGACCGCGCCGCGGGCAAGGGCGATGTCGTCGTGGGCAACTACATCGAGGTCGTTATCGACGGCGAAAAGCAGGAACTCCCCGAAAACAAGGAATTCCGTAGCCTGCTCGGCGAATCCGCCTCTCCGGGATTCGACGAGGGCCTCATGGGCGTCAAGGCGGGCGACAAGAAGGAAATCAACTTCAAGTACCCCGATGACCACAAGGACGAACGTTACCGCGGCAAGACCGCCCAGTTCAACGTGGAAATCACCGACGTGCGCGAAATCGTGCCGCCGACCTTCGACGAGGAATTCTGCAAGCAGGTGGGCGTCAAGGACGTCGACGAACTGAAGGCCAACCTCGCCGAGAGCCTCGCCAACCAGAAGCAGGATGCCGCCAAGACGAAGGCCGTGAACGAGGCTATCGACAAGCTTATCGAGCAGAACCCGTTCGAGGTGCCGAACGCCCGCGTGCTCGACCTCATCAGGTGGTCGCTCAACCGCAACGTGCAGGACGAGAAGGACGCCGTCGAGCCGACCGAAGAACAGGTGAAGACGCTTTCTCCCGAGGCTATCCGCGAAATCAAGAAGCACCGCATTCTCGACTTCGTCGCCACGAAGGAAAAGCTCAAGGCGAGCCAGGCCAAGGTGGACGAACGCCTCCAGCAGATGGCGAATGCCTACCATATCGGCTTCGAAGATTTGAAGAACCATTTCCGCCAGAGCGGCAGAATCAACCAGCTGCGTGACGAACTCCGTGTCCAGATGGCTGCGGACTTCATCGTGGGCATCCGCCCCGCTGCCGAAGAAACCAAGTAA
- a CDS encoding ATP-dependent Clp protease proteolytic subunit — protein MIIPTVIETTGRGERAYDIYSRLLKERIIFLGTPINDEVANNVMAQLIFLEYENPEKDITLYINSPGGYVSAGLAIYDTMQHVRPNIATICIGSCASMAAVLLAAGTKGKRYALPHSRIMLHQPSGAATGQSTDIQITAKEIVRTKDTLTEIVAKHTGKSIDEVRAKTDRDFYMGPEEAKSFGVIDEIFIPRKEGV, from the coding sequence ATGATCATTCCTACCGTCATTGAGACCACCGGGCGTGGTGAACGCGCCTACGACATCTACTCCCGCCTCCTCAAGGAGCGCATCATCTTCTTGGGTACGCCCATCAACGATGAAGTGGCGAACAACGTCATGGCGCAGCTGATTTTCCTTGAGTACGAGAACCCGGAGAAGGATATCACGCTGTATATCAACAGCCCGGGTGGTTACGTGTCGGCAGGACTTGCCATTTACGATACCATGCAGCATGTTCGCCCGAATATCGCGACCATCTGCATCGGAAGCTGCGCCTCGATGGCCGCCGTGCTCCTTGCCGCGGGTACCAAGGGCAAGCGCTATGCGCTCCCGCATTCCCGCATCATGCTGCACCAGCCGTCGGGTGCCGCTACCGGCCAATCTACCGATATCCAGATTACCGCGAAGGAAATCGTCCGCACCAAGGATACCCTCACCGAGATCGTGGCGAAGCATACGGGCAAGTCTATCGATGAAGTCCGCGCGAAGACCGACCGCGACTTTTACATGGGGCCCGAGGAAGCGAAGTCCTTCGGCGTTATCGACGAAATTTTTATTCCGCGTAAAGAGGGAGTGTAG
- the clpX gene encoding ATP-dependent Clp protease ATP-binding subunit ClpX codes for MYRSGKNHPTVTCSFCGKPAERVEKMITGAGVQICSDCVAMCHRIIEEDKSRSMQERAKADAAVQKPLPLPTEIKAHLDEFVIGQDQAKIALSVAVYNHYKRLRYRQAHADAPGVEVEKSNLLLVGPTGSGKTLLAQTMARFLDVPFTIADATVLTEAGYVGEDVDSIIVRLLQAADYDVARAERGIIFIDEIDKIARKTANPSITRDVSGEGVQQGLLKLLEGTVAAVPPKGGRKHPEQPLVQVNTKNILFICGGAFETLDKIIAQRVNKGGMGFGADIRSEKDNTLSELFQQLEPDDLIRFGLIPEIVGRLPIAVALEELDESALLNILTQPKNALVKQFKSLFEMDGIELSFTDDALKEIVHETMSRKTGARGLRSVMERTLQKAMFTMPGSDVKKLVVTADTVKKGLAVASEEASPEDNSVEFGGVADLSESEFVKDSPRRGRKKAS; via the coding sequence ATGTACCGTAGCGGGAAAAACCATCCGACCGTGACATGCAGTTTCTGCGGAAAGCCCGCGGAACGTGTCGAGAAGATGATTACTGGCGCAGGTGTCCAGATTTGTAGTGACTGCGTGGCGATGTGCCACCGCATTATCGAAGAGGACAAGTCCCGCTCGATGCAGGAGAGGGCCAAGGCGGATGCTGCCGTGCAGAAGCCGCTCCCGCTCCCGACCGAAATCAAGGCGCACCTGGACGAGTTCGTGATTGGCCAGGACCAGGCGAAGATTGCGCTCTCCGTTGCCGTCTACAACCACTACAAGCGCTTGCGTTACAGGCAGGCCCATGCCGATGCGCCGGGCGTCGAGGTGGAAAAGTCCAACCTGCTCCTGGTGGGCCCCACCGGTAGCGGCAAGACGCTCCTCGCGCAGACCATGGCGCGCTTCCTGGACGTGCCCTTTACCATTGCCGACGCCACGGTGCTTACCGAGGCGGGCTACGTGGGCGAGGACGTGGACAGCATTATCGTGCGCCTGTTGCAGGCTGCCGACTACGATGTGGCCCGTGCCGAGCGTGGCATCATCTTTATCGACGAAATCGACAAGATTGCGCGCAAGACCGCGAACCCTTCCATCACTCGTGACGTGAGTGGCGAAGGCGTGCAGCAGGGTCTTTTGAAGCTCCTGGAAGGAACCGTTGCCGCAGTGCCGCCGAAGGGTGGCCGCAAGCACCCCGAACAGCCGCTGGTGCAGGTGAATACCAAGAACATCCTGTTCATTTGCGGTGGCGCCTTCGAGACGCTCGACAAGATTATTGCCCAGCGCGTGAACAAGGGTGGCATGGGTTTCGGCGCCGATATCCGCAGCGAGAAGGACAACACGCTGAGCGAGCTGTTCCAGCAGCTGGAACCCGACGACCTTATCCGTTTCGGGCTCATTCCCGAAATCGTGGGCCGCTTGCCGATTGCGGTTGCGCTCGAGGAACTCGACGAGTCTGCATTGCTCAACATCCTGACGCAGCCGAAAAACGCGCTCGTGAAGCAGTTCAAGAGCCTGTTCGAGATGGACGGTATCGAACTCTCGTTTACCGACGACGCCCTCAAGGAAATCGTGCACGAGACGATGAGCCGCAAGACCGGTGCCCGCGGGCTCCGCTCCGTCATGGAACGCACCCTGCAGAAGGCGATGTTTACGATGCCCGGTTCCGACGTGAAGAAGCTCGTGGTGACCGCCGATACGGTGAAGAAGGGACTTGCCGTCGCTTCCGAGGAAGCTTCTCCCGAGGACAATTCCGTGGAGTTCGGCGGGGTTGCCGACCTTTCGGAATCCGAGTTCGTGAAGGATTCCCCGCGCCGTGGCCGCAAGAAGGCTTCGTAG
- the lon gene encoding endopeptidase La yields the protein MNFDFSKTYPLLPLRDAVVFPHTTRRILVGRDMSLRALEFAESHNNEIVLVAQKDVTVEEIQNPMLDLYSVGVIAHVSNVMPFPNGCVKVVLEGEEVVDLRSILMNDGFLNVTVSPRKMRIGAKDKTSLFDEVLTRFRDYATKRNIAEGMVDAFFGMENQLDAYYGMIPFLQVSLAEKQSFLEIATLDEMSAKLLALMDVSEDNENVLVRVQQSVRQKMAQQQKEWFISEQIRQLQDELDGDGEGASEPEQLLKKIRAKNFTPAIVEKLEDEISRMKLMQPTSPEYAVSRNYLDWFLNLPYGVYTDTVLNMKKVKSELDSKHFGLDKVKERIMEYVAVLKLTGTERRSPILCLVGPPGVGKTTLVESIANAMQRNFVRITLGGVRDEAEIRGHRRTYIGAMPGRFIHALRRAKCMNPIILLDEIDKMASDFRGDPASAMLEVLDPEQNHDFTDHFMEVGLDLSRVLFIATANSESEIPEALRDRLEIVRLPGYYPHEKLQIASKYLVPRICERTGVKLGEQVSFDDVIINQVMRGWTREAGVRELERTLESAVRHRAKEIVMGKKIKPAVTEKQLQEYLGAPRFLDSQLPEPGRPGVVTGLAWTSVGGEILPIECMLLSGKGQIIMTGKLGDVMKESAQIAVSLVRERLHRFGIDPAIVKKTDIHIHVPEGAVPKDGPSAGIALTLCLLSAFTRIPVPPDVAFTGEVSLTGACLAIGGLNEKALAALQAGVKTLRLPAQNKKDVDELPAPAKKGLKIYTHKHIDEIVKILFVQKKAKK from the coding sequence ATGAACTTTGATTTTTCGAAAACGTATCCGCTGCTCCCGCTCAGGGATGCCGTGGTGTTCCCGCACACGACCCGCCGTATTTTGGTGGGCCGCGACATGTCTTTACGCGCGCTTGAATTTGCCGAAAGCCACAATAATGAAATAGTCCTCGTTGCACAGAAGGACGTGACCGTTGAAGAAATCCAGAACCCGATGCTCGACCTGTATTCGGTGGGCGTGATTGCGCATGTGAGTAACGTGATGCCGTTCCCGAACGGCTGCGTGAAGGTGGTGCTCGAGGGCGAGGAGGTTGTGGACCTGCGCTCCATCCTGATGAACGACGGCTTCTTGAACGTGACGGTTTCCCCACGCAAGATGCGCATCGGCGCTAAGGACAAGACCTCCCTTTTTGACGAGGTGCTTACGCGCTTCCGCGACTACGCGACAAAGAGGAACATCGCCGAGGGCATGGTCGATGCGTTCTTCGGCATGGAAAACCAGCTGGACGCCTATTACGGTATGATTCCGTTCTTGCAGGTGTCGCTTGCCGAGAAGCAGAGCTTTCTGGAGATAGCGACGCTCGACGAGATGTCGGCGAAGCTGCTTGCGCTGATGGACGTTTCCGAGGACAACGAGAACGTGCTCGTGCGCGTGCAGCAGAGCGTGCGCCAGAAGATGGCGCAACAGCAGAAGGAATGGTTTATCTCCGAACAGATCCGCCAGCTGCAGGATGAACTGGACGGTGATGGCGAAGGGGCCTCGGAACCCGAACAGCTCTTGAAGAAAATCAGGGCGAAGAACTTTACCCCGGCAATCGTGGAAAAGCTTGAGGACGAGATTAGCCGCATGAAGCTCATGCAGCCGACCTCGCCGGAATATGCGGTGAGCCGCAACTACCTCGACTGGTTTTTGAACCTGCCCTATGGCGTGTACACCGACACCGTCCTCAACATGAAGAAGGTGAAGAGCGAACTCGATTCCAAGCACTTCGGGCTCGACAAGGTGAAGGAACGCATCATGGAATACGTCGCGGTGCTCAAGCTCACTGGGACCGAACGCCGTTCTCCGATTTTGTGCCTTGTGGGGCCTCCCGGCGTGGGCAAGACGACCCTCGTGGAATCGATTGCGAACGCGATGCAGCGTAACTTTGTGCGCATTACGCTCGGTGGCGTGCGCGACGAGGCCGAAATACGCGGGCATCGCCGTACCTACATCGGAGCGATGCCGGGCCGCTTTATCCATGCGCTGCGCCGTGCCAAGTGCATGAACCCGATTATTCTGCTCGACGAAATCGACAAGATGGCGAGCGACTTCCGTGGCGACCCCGCGAGCGCGATGCTCGAGGTGCTTGACCCGGAACAGAACCACGACTTTACCGACCACTTTATGGAAGTGGGCCTCGACCTGAGCCGCGTGCTGTTTATCGCAACGGCGAACAGCGAGAGCGAAATCCCCGAGGCTCTGCGCGACAGGCTCGAAATCGTGCGCCTGCCCGGCTACTACCCGCACGAGAAGCTGCAGATTGCAAGCAAGTACCTGGTGCCGCGCATTTGCGAACGCACCGGCGTAAAACTCGGCGAGCAGGTTTCGTTTGACGATGTGATTATCAACCAGGTGATGCGCGGCTGGACCCGCGAGGCGGGCGTGCGCGAACTGGAACGTACCCTCGAGAGTGCGGTGCGCCACCGTGCGAAAGAAATCGTGATGGGCAAGAAGATTAAGCCCGCCGTTACCGAGAAGCAGTTGCAGGAATACCTCGGCGCCCCGAGATTCCTCGACAGCCAGCTGCCCGAACCGGGCCGCCCCGGCGTGGTTACAGGCCTTGCGTGGACAAGCGTGGGTGGCGAGATTCTCCCCATCGAATGCATGCTCCTGAGCGGCAAGGGCCAGATTATAATGACCGGAAAGCTCGGCGACGTGATGAAGGAATCCGCCCAGATTGCGGTGAGCCTGGTGCGCGAACGCCTGCACCGTTTTGGCATCGACCCCGCGATTGTCAAGAAGACGGACATCCACATCCACGTGCCCGAAGGCGCCGTGCCGAAGGACGGGCCCTCCGCGGGTATCGCCCTCACGCTGTGCCTGCTCTCTGCGTTTACCAGGATTCCCGTGCCGCCTGACGTCGCGTTTACCGGCGAGGTGAGCCTCACGGGCGCATGCCTTGCGATTGGCGGGCTCAACGAGAAGGCGCTTGCGGCTCTCCAGGCCGGCGTGAAGACGCTTCGCCTGCCTGCCCAGAACAAGAAGGACGTGGACGAACTTCCGGCACCTGCAAAGAAGGGCCTCAAGATCTATACGCACAAGCACATCGACGAAATCGTGAAGATTCTGTTCGTGCAGAAGAAGGCGAAGAAGTAG
- a CDS encoding YggS family pyridoxal phosphate-dependent enzyme, translating to MEFTLDEMREHLATLEARIAEACKIAGRSRESVKLVWVSKFHPAEAVENAISLGATDFGENRVQEAELKFSEPRMAKDGSRVRCHVIGPVQSNKLKKAAIVADCIHSIASIEAVEKLERVCAALPGENGAGKILDILFQVNAGEEETKSGLDVHEAEAFLNGLAEKAGAASDGKSENFPHLRFRGLMTIGKNTGVAEDSRECFAFLRGLRDKFLARGGVFANFDQLSMGMTGDLEVAIEEGSTMIRVGTALFGERDYSKPV from the coding sequence ATGGAATTTACTCTTGATGAAATGCGTGAACACCTTGCTACTCTCGAGGCAAGGATTGCGGAAGCCTGCAAGATTGCGGGCCGTAGCCGTGAATCGGTAAAACTCGTTTGGGTGAGCAAGTTCCACCCGGCAGAAGCCGTGGAAAATGCAATTAGTTTGGGTGCGACCGATTTTGGCGAGAACCGCGTGCAAGAAGCGGAACTCAAGTTCAGCGAACCGCGTATGGCGAAGGACGGGAGTCGCGTGCGTTGTCATGTGATTGGCCCCGTGCAGAGCAACAAGTTAAAGAAGGCGGCCATCGTTGCCGACTGCATCCATTCTATCGCGAGCATCGAGGCAGTGGAAAAGCTGGAACGCGTTTGCGCGGCACTCCCCGGAGAGAACGGCGCGGGCAAGATTCTCGATATCCTTTTCCAGGTGAACGCTGGCGAAGAAGAGACGAAGAGCGGGCTCGACGTGCATGAGGCCGAAGCATTCCTGAACGGGCTCGCAGAAAAAGCGGGCGCCGCTTCCGACGGCAAGAGCGAAAACTTCCCGCACCTGCGTTTCCGCGGGCTCATGACCATCGGGAAGAATACGGGTGTCGCCGAAGACAGCCGCGAATGTTTCGCGTTCCTCCGCGGATTGCGCGACAAGTTCTTGGCACGTGGCGGCGTGTTCGCGAACTTCGACCAGCTTTCGATGGGCATGACTGGCGACCTGGAAGTCGCGATTGAAGAAGGCTCCACGATGATTCGCGTGGGCACGGCCCTCTTCGGCGAACGCGACTACAGCAAACCGGTGTAG
- a CDS encoding nuclease-related domain-containing protein — MNSALLAAIFIAIFLLLVLTRRKGGHRGDSRQGRPGRRASRKSPAGNGFDGAGYWNARDVQFRQEDRPPVDARKARGLEAALADDVHGKFGEAATSALVARAASGDRRRHFILQNVFIPTHAGYTEIDTVLLHVTGIYVFETKNISGEIEGDLDVERWNQELGPRVHHTLYNPIRQNTGHMGALLRQLKVRLESASIYSFVVFSDRCTLRNVPACGQFGKNGNGWRVLHLCELRESLEHAFSSRPQVYDSRTLESWWQALQPCVNVPESVRQNHVKSVQKLHTT, encoded by the coding sequence ATGAATTCCGCGCTCCTTGCCGCCATATTCATTGCAATATTCCTGCTGCTCGTCTTGACGCGGCGGAAGGGCGGGCATCGCGGGGATTCACGGCAAGGTCGGCCCGGCCGGCGCGCTTCCCGCAAGTCGCCCGCAGGTAACGGATTCGACGGCGCGGGCTACTGGAATGCGCGCGACGTGCAGTTCCGGCAGGAGGATCGCCCTCCGGTCGATGCTCGCAAGGCCCGCGGGCTCGAGGCCGCCCTGGCCGATGACGTTCACGGAAAGTTCGGCGAGGCGGCCACGTCGGCGCTCGTAGCGCGGGCGGCTTCCGGTGACAGGCGAAGGCATTTCATATTGCAGAACGTTTTTATCCCGACGCATGCGGGCTATACCGAAATCGATACGGTGCTGTTGCATGTCACGGGCATCTATGTTTTCGAGACGAAGAACATCTCCGGCGAAATCGAGGGCGACCTCGATGTGGAACGCTGGAACCAGGAATTGGGCCCGCGGGTGCATCACACGCTGTATAACCCCATCCGGCAGAACACGGGCCACATGGGGGCGCTTCTCCGGCAGTTGAAAGTCCGTCTCGAGAGCGCGAGCATATATTCCTTCGTGGTGTTCAGCGACAGGTGTACGCTCAGGAACGTGCCTGCCTGCGGGCAGTTCGGCAAAAACGGGAATGGCTGGCGGGTGCTTCACCTGTGCGAACTGCGCGAATCGCTCGAGCATGCATTCAGTTCGCGCCCGCAGGTGTATGATTCCCGCACGCTGGAATCGTGGTGGCAGGCGCTGCAGCCCTGCGTGAACGTTCCCGAAAGCGTCCGGCAGAATCACGTGAAGTCTGTTCAAAAATTGCACACAACATAA